The sequence AAACGCATCAGCAAAAAAGGCGAAACCATCCCCTATGACACATGCCCTGTTGTTTGGGGCGATATGGGCATTAACGCTCAGCACGCCTTTTTCCAGCTCTTGCACCAAGGCACGCATTTAATACCCATTGATTTTATCGCTTCCTTAGATAAAAAGCCTAACGCTAAAGGCCACCATGAGATTTTATTCAGCAACGTTTTAGCACAAGCGCAAGCTTTTATGAAAGGCAAGAGTTATGAAGAAGCGCTTGGGGAATTGCTCTTTAAAGGATTAGACAAAGATGAAGCCAAAGATTTAGCCCACCACAGGGTGTTTTTTGGCAACCGCCCCTCTAATATCCTTTTATTAGAAAAGATTTCACCAAGCAATATTGGGGCGTTAGTGGCTCTTTATGAGCATAAAGTCTTTGTGCAAGGGGTTATTTGGGATATTAACAGCTTTGATCAATGGGGCGTGGAGCTTGGGAAAGAATTGGCCGTGCCGATTTTACAAGAATTAGAAGGGCATAAAAGCAACGCTTATTTTGACAGCTCCACTAAGCATTTAATAGAATTGTATAAAAATTACAACCAATAGGCTTTGTTTGATAACAAGATAAAACCTAAAAAACAATCAAGCAAAGCTTAACCCCATTCTCAAGCACTCCGTTCAAAATGATCCGTCAATCATAACGGATTTTAGCGCCACATATTAGCCATTTGAATTTAAAGAGAGTAAATTTTCCACAAATTAATCGTTTTTAGCTTTTAGAAGTTGGATTTTCTCATCATATGCATTATTTTACATATTATAATTATTTCAAAGCTAAGAATAATAAAAATCAAAGAATAGATTTATCTTTAAAAGTATTTGTATTTATCAATCTCATTTTAGGAGACATGCATGAAAAAGGCAAGTCAGGTTTTATTCTTTGGGGCATTTTTAAGCTCTTCGTTACAAGGTTTTGAAGCTAAGCTCAATGGCTTTGTGGATCAATCCAGCACTATCGGCTTTAACCAGCATAAAATCAATAAAGAAAGAGGCATCTACCCTATGCAGCAATTCGCAACGATTGCGGGCTATTTAGGGCTTGGTTTTAGCTTGTTACCCAAAAAGGTTTCAGACCATGTTCTAAAAGGCAAAATAGGGGGCATGGTGGGATCTATTTTCTATGACGGCACGAAGAAATTTGAAGACGGATCTGTAGCTTACAACCTCTTTGGTTATTATGATGGGTTCATGGGGGGTTATACAAACATCTTACAAACCGATAGCCTTGAAACACAGAACATGAAACACAATAAAAATGTCCGCAATTATGTCTTTAGCGATGCGTATTTAGAATACGCTTATAAGAATTATTTTGAAATAAAAGCCGGACGCTATTTATCCACTATGCCTTATAAAAGCGGTCAAACGCAAGGCTTTCAAGTTTCTGGGCAATACAAGCATGCGCGCTTGACTTGGTTTAGCTCTTTTGGGAGGGCGTTCGCTTATGGTTCGTTTTTGATGGATTGGTTTGCCGCACGAACCACTTATAGCGGAGGCTTCACCAAAAACGATAAGGGAGGTTATGATAGCCATGGGAAAAAGGTGCTTTATGGCACGCATGCGGTGCAACTCACCTATAAACCTCATCGTTTCCTCATAGAAGGCTTTTATTACCTTTCGCCTCAAATCTTTAACGCTCCGGGCGTTAAGATTGGTTGGGACTCTAACCCTAATTTTAGCGGCACAGGCTTTCGCTCTGACACAGCTGTCATAGGGTTTTTCCCCATTTACTACCCTTGGATGATCGTTAAATCTGATGGGAGTCCGGTCTATAGATACGACACGCCTGCCACTCAAAACGGGCAAAATCTCATTATCCGCCAACGCTTTGACATCAATAATTACAATGTTTCCATCGCTTTTTATAAAGTCTTTCAAAACGCTAATGGTTGGATAGGCAATATGGGCAATCCAAGCGGTGTGATAATGGGGAGTAACAGCGTGTATGCGGGTTTTACAGGCACAGCCCTTAAAAGAGACGCCGCTACCATTCTCCTTTCTTGTGGCGGCACTCATTTTGCCAAAAAATTCACATGGAAATTCGCCACGCAATATTCCAATTCAGTGGTCTCTTGGGAAGCGAGAGCGATGATCTCTTTAGGTTATAAATTCACTGAATACTTGAGCGGTAGCGTGGATCTTGCGTATTATGGCGTGCATACTAACAAAGGCTTTAAACCGGGTGAAAACGGGCCTGTGCCTAAAGACTTCCCCGCCCTTTATTCTGACAGGAGCGCGTTATACACGGCTCTAGTAGCGTCATTTTGATGCTACCCTATGATTATGGTAGGCGTCTTTTTGATGCTATGATCACAAAATATAGTAGGCGTCTTTTGATGCTATCTCCCATGATAGGATAAGCGTTTTTTAACGCTGTTCCTCTAATCTCTATATATAAAATTTCTTTTCAAGCAAAAGCCCTTTTTTAAATCATACCCATTAAACAAAATACCTATCATCTTTAAATCATCTTTAAAATTGAGCTTTTAAAAAATCAAGCGATAGCTTTTTAAAAACCCAAGCAGAAGCCCCAAACATCTTTAGTGTTTGCACGCTTCACAAACGATGTCAAACTTTTTTCTATGGATTTAAAGGGGGTTTAAGCCCCCTTTATTCAAGTAGCTTTGATGTAAGGGGTTTCAGCTAACGGCGGATAAATTTGATTTTTAAAATAAGCGTTTGAGCAAATCCTAACGCTCACTATTAAAACCAATAGCGCCACAAGCATGAAAAACACGCACAAAATCGCATCAATCGCATGGTTAAAAAAGGATTTTTGGAGCGTTTTTAGCGCTTTTTCATCGGTAGTGGTAGCCATTTTTTCTTTGATGATTTGCATTTGCGCCACATGCGAAACGTTATTAAGCACGCTATCATTACTCTTTGGCATTACTTTTAAAATACCGCTATAAAAAGTGATAAATAAAATCAAAACTGCTGGTAAGGCGCTTACCATCGCCCCCTTAAAACGCCCCATTTTAAACAACACCACCGTAACCAACAACAACGCCATGCCCGCTAACATCTGATTACTCACGCCAAATAAAGGCCATAGCGTATAAATACCTCCTTTAGGATCGATCGTGCCTTGATACAAGAAATACCCCCACCCTGCCACGCACAAAAGAGTGGCAAAAATCCCAGCCTTATAAGAGCTGAGATTGCCCAAAGGCTTATAAACATTACCGAGCAAATCTTGGATCATGAAACGAGCGGTTCGTGTGCCAGCATCCACAGCGGTTAAAATGAACAAAGCTTCAAACAAAATCGCAAAATGATACCAAAACGCCATCACGCTTGGATCCCCTAAAATGTGATACACGATCATCGCTAAACCGATCGCAAAAGTGGGCGCCCCACCGGTGCGGCTCAAAATGGAGCTTTCGCCAATGTTTTTGGTCATCTCACGGATTTCTTCAGCGCTGATGCTAAACCCCCATGAGCTAATCACCGAAGCCGCATCAGCTATATCTTTACCGATGCTCACTTCTGGGGAATTGATAGCGAAATAAAGCCCTGGGTGTAAAATCCCCGCGCACACCAACGCCATAAGAGCCACAACGCTCTCCATCACCATAGAGCCATAGCCCACTAGCCTGGCGTCGCTTTCTTTAGCGAGCATTTTAGGGGTCGTGCCTGAAGAAATTAAAGCATGAAAGCCGCTAATCGTCCCGCAAGCCACCGTGATAAACAAGAAAGGGAACACGCTTCCTGCAAACACAGGCCCACTGCCATCTACAAAGGGCGTGATTTTAGGGATTTGTAAAGGCGGAGCGACAAAAACAATAGCCACAACCAACACCCCTATAACGCCAATTTTTAAAAAAGTGCTTAAATAATCTCGTGGAGCGAGTAAAAACCATACCGGTAAAATAGAAGCCACAAACCCATAGCCCATGATCATCCACGCTAAAGAACTGGCCTCAAAAGTGAATATTGACGCTAATTTAGGATCTAAAGAAACGTATTTACCCGCATAAATCGCTATAATCAACAAAATAAAGCCGATAACAGAAACTTCCAAAATCTTATGCGGCCTGAAAAATCGCATGTAAAGCCCCATAAGAATCGCAATGGGAATAGTCATTGCGATCGTAAAAAAGCCCCAAGGCGAATGCGCTAAAGCCTTCACCACCACCATCGCTAAAATCGCAATGATAATGAGCATGATCCCTAAAATGCCAAGACTTGCGATCATGCCTACAAATTGACCCATTTCAAGCTTGATCATTTCGCCTAAAGACTTGCCATCGCGCCTAATGGAAGCAAAAAGCACCACAAAATCATGCACGCAACCCCCTAAAACCGAGCCTATCAAAATCCATAAGATAGAGGGCAAGTAACCCATTTGAGCGGCCAGTATCGGGCCTACTAAAGGGCCAGCCCCAGCAATAGCGGCGAAATGATGCCCAAAGGTGATGGCTTTATCGGTTGGCACAAAATCCTTGCCGTCATTCCTTACGCATGCAGGCGTGGCTCTGTTATCATCTAGCTTTAACACCTTATAAGCGATAAAATGGCTATAAAAACGATAACCTATGCTATAAATGCAAGCGCTCGCTACTACAAGCCATAGCGTGTTGATGCTCTCGCCCTTGTGTAAGGCTAACACCCCTAAACAGATCGCTCCTAAAATAGCGACAAAAACCCAAGCCAAAGAAACTAAACTTTTTTGCATGTCCTCTCCATTTAATGATTGTTTAATCATTGTTGTTAATTTCAGCCAGTTTTTTTATTATAATTCAAATTTTCTTTGAATAGGGACTGAATGGCTCATAAACTTTCCATAATAAGGGCTTGGGTTTTCCAAACTTCTAACAATTAGGGTAAATAAGAGCTGTTTTTAAACATGATGCTTTAAAGCGTCATTAATTTTAAGGTATAGCGTTATGGCATTAGATTGGGATTTTATGTTTCACTCCATCCCTGCGTTTTTTAAGGGGTTAAAACTCACGCTTTATATTTCTTTCTTTGGGATTTTGCTCTCTCTTTTGGTGGGGTTTTTGTGTGCGATCATTTTGTATTTTAAAACGCGCTTTATCTCTCCTATCGTCTATATCTATGGCGAAATCGCTAGGAACACGCCCCTACTCATCCAGCTTTTCTTTTTGTATTACGGGTTGAATGAAATCGGTTTGAGCGCTTTAGAATGCGCGATTTTAGCGTTAGGGTTTTTGGGTGGGGGGTATATGAGTCAAAGTTTTTTGCTTGGGTTTAAAAGCTTAGCTTCTATTCAAAGAGAAAGCGCTTTGAGTTTGGGGTTTGGCCCTTTGAAGATGATGTATTATATTATTCTGCCTCAAAGTTTAAGCGTTTCTATGCCTTCTATAGGGGCGAATGTGATTTTTTTACTCAAAGAAACTTCTGTGGTGGGCGCGATAGCCCTAACCGATATTATGTTTGTGGCGAAAGATTTTATTGGCATTTATTACAAAACGACTGAAAGCCTTTTGATGTTAAGCCTCACTTATTTGATCGCTTTACTCCCTTTAAGCGTTTTGCTTGTGATCTTAGAGCGTTTTTTTAAAAAGAAAGTGGCTTAAAAATGGGAGTTTTACTAGAATTAGACAACCTTAAGCGTTTGTTAGAAGGGTTTGAGATCACTCTTTTGATCGCTCTTAGCTCTGCGGTTGTTTCAATCGTTGTTGGGATACTTTTGGGGAGCTTGATGGCGTTTGGTTCTAAAATAGTGGTTTTGGCGTGTCGTGTGTATTTAGAAAGCGTTCGCATTATCCCGCTTTTAGCATGGCTTTTTATCGTGTATTTTGGGTTAGCGAGCTGGTTTGATTTGCATATTAGCGCGGTTTTAGCGAGCATCATTGTTTTTAGCTTGTGGGGTGGCGCTGAAATGATGGATTTAACCAGAGGGGTTTTAACTTCCGTGAGCAAACACCAAGTAGAAAGCGCTCTGGCTTTAGGCATGGATTCAAAAAGGGTGATTTTTAACATTATTTTCCCCCAAAGCTTTTTGTCTTTATTGCCCTCAAGCCTTAATTTATTCACGCGCATGATTAAAACCACGGCTTTAGTCTCTCTCATTGGAGCGGTTGATTTGTTAAAAGTGGGCCAGCAAATCATAGAGCTTAATCTCTTACGCATGCCCAATGCGAGCTTTGTGGTTTATGGCGTTATCTTAATGTTTTATTTTACTTTATGCTATAGTTTGAGCCTGTATAGTTCCTATTTAGAAAAAAAATTCCAACACATTAGAGGGTAAAATGAGTGCGATTTTAGAAACCAAAGGGTTAAAAAAAACCTATCAAAACCATTTGGTTTTAGACGGCATCAATTTCACTTTAAATAAGGGTGAAGTGGCAGTGATTTTAGGGCCTAGCGGGTGCGGGAAAAGCACTTTTTTAAAATGCCTAAACGGGCTTGAAAAGATTGATGGAGGTGAAATTCTTTTTGAAAACACTAACCTTAATACGCCAACTACTAACTGGAATCAAATGCGCCAAAAAATAGGCATGGTGTTTCAAAATTATGAATTGTTCCCGCATTTAAATGTGCTGGATAATATCTTACTCGCTCCTTTAAAAGTGCAAAAACGATCCAAAGATGAGGTCATTTCTCAAGCCGTAGAGCTTTTAAAGCGAGTGGGTTTGGAGCATAAACAACAAGCTTACCCTAAAGAATTGAGCGGCGGGCAAAAACAACGAGTAGCCATTGTGCGCTCTTTGTGCATGCGGCCCAAAATCATGCTTTTTGATGAAGTAACCGCCTCTTTAGACCCTGAAATGGTTAAAGAAGTTTTAGAAGTGATTTTAGAACTAGCCACAACGGGCATGAGCATGGTGATTGTAACGCATGAAATGAAATTCGCGCAAAAAATCGCTAGCAAAATCGTGTTTTTTGATAGCGGTAAAATCGCTGAAGAAAACAGTGCTAAAGAATTTTTTAACCACCCGAAATCTCAAAGAGTGCAAAAATTTTTAGAAACTTTCCATTTTTTAGGGAGCTGTTAAATAAAGTTTGCTAAAAAGATGATTTTAATTTCAAAAAAAGGTGTTTTTATGAAAACGAACGGGCTTTTTAAAATGTGGGGGCTATTTTTAGTTTTAATCGCTTTAGTCTTTAATGCATGCTCTGATAGCCATAAAGAAAAAAAGGACGCTTTAGAAGTCATTAAACAAAGAGGGGTTTTAAAAGTGGGGGTTTTTAGCGATAAGCCTCCTTTTGGATCTGT is a genomic window of Helicobacter pylori oki112 containing:
- the hofH gene encoding outer membrane beta-barrel protein HofH; this translates as MKKASQVLFFGAFLSSSLQGFEAKLNGFVDQSSTIGFNQHKINKERGIYPMQQFATIAGYLGLGFSLLPKKVSDHVLKGKIGGMVGSIFYDGTKKFEDGSVAYNLFGYYDGFMGGYTNILQTDSLETQNMKHNKNVRNYVFSDAYLEYAYKNYFEIKAGRYLSTMPYKSGQTQGFQVSGQYKHARLTWFSSFGRAFAYGSFLMDWFAARTTYSGGFTKNDKGGYDSHGKKVLYGTHAVQLTYKPHRFLIEGFYYLSPQIFNAPGVKIGWDSNPNFSGTGFRSDTAVIGFFPIYYPWMIVKSDGSPVYRYDTPATQNGQNLIIRQRFDINNYNVSIAFYKVFQNANGWIGNMGNPSGVIMGSNSVYAGFTGTALKRDAATILLSCGGTHFAKKFTWKFATQYSNSVVSWEARAMISLGYKFTEYLSGSVDLAYYGVHTNKGFKPGENGPVPKDFPALYSDRSALYTALVASF
- a CDS encoding carbon starvation CstA family protein, coding for MIKQSLNGEDMQKSLVSLAWVFVAILGAICLGVLALHKGESINTLWLVVASACIYSIGYRFYSHFIAYKVLKLDDNRATPACVRNDGKDFVPTDKAITFGHHFAAIAGAGPLVGPILAAQMGYLPSILWILIGSVLGGCVHDFVVLFASIRRDGKSLGEMIKLEMGQFVGMIASLGILGIMLIIIAILAMVVVKALAHSPWGFFTIAMTIPIAILMGLYMRFFRPHKILEVSVIGFILLIIAIYAGKYVSLDPKLASIFTFEASSLAWMIMGYGFVASILPVWFLLAPRDYLSTFLKIGVIGVLVVAIVFVAPPLQIPKITPFVDGSGPVFAGSVFPFLFITVACGTISGFHALISSGTTPKMLAKESDARLVGYGSMVMESVVALMALVCAGILHPGLYFAINSPEVSIGKDIADAASVISSWGFSISAEEIREMTKNIGESSILSRTGGAPTFAIGLAMIVYHILGDPSVMAFWYHFAILFEALFILTAVDAGTRTARFMIQDLLGNVYKPLGNLSSYKAGIFATLLCVAGWGYFLYQGTIDPKGGIYTLWPLFGVSNQMLAGMALLLVTVVLFKMGRFKGAMVSALPAVLILFITFYSGILKVMPKSNDSVLNNVSHVAQMQIIKEKMATTTDEKALKTLQKSFFNHAIDAILCVFFMLVALLVLIVSVRICSNAYFKNQIYPPLAETPYIKAT
- a CDS encoding amino acid ABC transporter ATP-binding protein codes for the protein MSAILETKGLKKTYQNHLVLDGINFTLNKGEVAVILGPSGCGKSTFLKCLNGLEKIDGGEILFENTNLNTPTTNWNQMRQKIGMVFQNYELFPHLNVLDNILLAPLKVQKRSKDEVISQAVELLKRVGLEHKQQAYPKELSGGQKQRVAIVRSLCMRPKIMLFDEVTASLDPEMVKEVLEVILELATTGMSMVIVTHEMKFAQKIASKIVFFDSGKIAEENSAKEFFNHPKSQRVQKFLETFHFLGSC
- a CDS encoding amino acid ABC transporter permease (The N-terminal region of this protein, as described by TIGR01726, is a three transmembrane segment that identifies a subfamily of ABC transporter permease subunits, which specificities that include histidine, arginine, glutamine, glutamate, L-cystine (sic), the opines (in Agrobacterium) octopine and nopaline, etc.); the protein is MGVLLELDNLKRLLEGFEITLLIALSSAVVSIVVGILLGSLMAFGSKIVVLACRVYLESVRIIPLLAWLFIVYFGLASWFDLHISAVLASIIVFSLWGGAEMMDLTRGVLTSVSKHQVESALALGMDSKRVIFNIIFPQSFLSLLPSSLNLFTRMIKTTALVSLIGAVDLLKVGQQIIELNLLRMPNASFVVYGVILMFYFTLCYSLSLYSSYLEKKFQHIRG
- a CDS encoding amino acid ABC transporter permease, giving the protein MALDWDFMFHSIPAFFKGLKLTLYISFFGILLSLLVGFLCAIILYFKTRFISPIVYIYGEIARNTPLLIQLFFLYYGLNEIGLSALECAILALGFLGGGYMSQSFLLGFKSLASIQRESALSLGFGPLKMMYYIILPQSLSVSMPSIGANVIFLLKETSVVGAIALTDIMFVAKDFIGIYYKTTESLLMLSLTYLIALLPLSVLLVILERFFKKKVA